From Chromohalobacter canadensis, one genomic window encodes:
- the nagE gene encoding N-acetylglucosamine-specific PTS transporter subunit IIBC produces MRLDIMGGLQKLGRSLMLPIAVLPVAGLLLRLGQPDLLDIAFIANAGDAIFANLALIFAIGLAVGFANDSNGAAGLAGVVGYLVLDAVLHTLNEDINMGVLSGIIIGTVAGLLYNRFKDINLPDYLAFFGGRRFIPIVTGLAAVILGMIFGVIWPTVQTGIDTLGQWLIDAGDLGLFVYGVLNRLLIVTGLHHVLNSFVWFVFGSFDGATGDLNRFFAGDPSAGSFMAGFFPVMMFGLPAAALAMYHAAPKGRRAQVGGLLLSLALTAFLTGVTEPIEFTFMFLAPFLYVLHALFTGLSLVLMNLLDVKLGFTFSAGAFDYALSYGLSTNGWLMIPVGLCYFALYYGVFRWAIVRFDLPTPGREPETAGTSAAPADLGERGPAFVHALGGAANMTSVGACTTRLRLVLVDDKAIDEPALKQLGARGVLHLRGGGLQVILGPIADGVADEIRAAMNAQGAAPSEAPAASEGNGADAASVVRLSAEQRDHWLTALGGSGNVQEATTVAMTRLRLRLGDVASLDEATLKTLGAQGIQRLDGGLVHVLLGERAPGVAASLGDR; encoded by the coding sequence ATGCGACTCGATATCATGGGTGGCCTACAAAAGCTGGGGCGCTCGCTGATGTTGCCCATCGCGGTGCTGCCGGTCGCCGGCCTACTGCTGCGTCTGGGACAGCCGGACCTGCTCGACATCGCTTTCATCGCCAATGCCGGGGATGCGATCTTCGCCAATCTGGCGTTGATCTTCGCCATTGGCCTAGCGGTGGGTTTCGCCAATGATAGCAACGGCGCTGCGGGATTGGCGGGTGTCGTCGGTTACCTGGTGCTTGATGCGGTACTGCATACGCTCAACGAAGACATCAACATGGGCGTGCTGTCGGGCATCATCATCGGCACCGTGGCGGGCCTGCTCTATAACCGCTTCAAGGACATCAATCTACCCGACTATCTAGCGTTCTTCGGTGGGCGGCGCTTCATCCCGATCGTTACCGGGCTTGCCGCGGTCATCTTGGGGATGATCTTCGGGGTGATCTGGCCGACGGTGCAGACCGGCATCGATACCCTCGGCCAGTGGCTGATCGATGCCGGCGACCTGGGGCTCTTCGTCTACGGTGTGCTCAATCGCTTGCTGATCGTCACTGGGCTGCACCACGTACTCAACAGCTTCGTGTGGTTCGTGTTCGGCAGCTTCGATGGCGCGACCGGCGATCTTAACCGCTTCTTCGCTGGCGACCCCAGCGCGGGCAGTTTCATGGCGGGCTTTTTCCCGGTGATGATGTTCGGCCTTCCGGCAGCAGCGCTGGCGATGTATCACGCCGCGCCCAAAGGGCGGCGTGCCCAGGTTGGCGGCTTGTTGCTGTCGCTGGCGCTGACCGCCTTCCTGACCGGCGTCACCGAGCCGATCGAGTTCACCTTCATGTTCCTGGCGCCGTTTTTGTACGTGTTGCATGCGCTGTTCACCGGGCTCTCGCTGGTGCTCATGAACCTGCTAGACGTCAAATTGGGCTTCACCTTCTCGGCCGGGGCCTTCGACTATGCACTTTCCTACGGGCTATCGACCAACGGCTGGCTGATGATCCCGGTCGGGCTTTGTTACTTCGCGCTGTATTACGGGGTGTTCCGCTGGGCGATTGTACGCTTCGACCTGCCCACGCCGGGACGTGAACCGGAAACTGCAGGTACCAGCGCCGCGCCAGCCGATCTCGGCGAACGCGGTCCAGCGTTCGTGCACGCTCTGGGCGGGGCGGCCAATATGACTAGCGTGGGCGCCTGCACCACGCGTCTGCGGCTGGTGCTCGTCGACGACAAGGCCATCGACGAACCGGCACTCAAGCAGCTCGGCGCGCGCGGTGTGCTGCACCTTCGCGGCGGCGGCTTGCAAGTGATCCTCGGGCCGATAGCCGACGGCGTCGCCGACGAGATTCGCGCCGCGATGAATGCCCAAGGCGCCGCGCCGAGTGAGGCGCCAGCGGCCAGCGAGGGCAATGGGGCGGATGCGGCTAGCGTGGTGCGACTGAGTGCCGAACAGCGCGATCACTGGCTGACAGCTCTGGGCGGGAGCGGCAACGTTCAGGAAGCCACTACCGTGGCCATGACCCGCCTAAGGCTACGCCTCGGCGATGTCGCAAGTCTCGACGAAGCAACGCTCAAGACACTGGGCGCGCAAGGCATCCAACGCCTCGACGGCGGTCTGGTCCACGTGTTGCTCGGCGAACGCGCCCCCGGCGTGGCGGCGAGCCTTGGGGATCGCTGA
- a CDS encoding dienelactone hydrolase family protein, protein MSRAIEVPTADGTIDAHVFTPENADGPLPAVVLFTDIGGLRPCYHEKAQQIANNGYAVLMPNVYYRDASGHIVPEGKSFRDPDVRPTLLEYAGHLTPEAQSRDFVALLACIDNEPEFADGKIGVVGYCMTGAFALRMAAEHADRVAAAAGFHSARLAEADDPNSTVNVVGTIEGRVYFGHADQDELLPPEQIARLDEALAAAGVHFTTELYKGAAHGFTAKDAPSYDAAADALHHKRLSQLLEETL, encoded by the coding sequence ATGTCTCGTGCTATCGAAGTCCCCACCGCCGACGGCACCATCGACGCGCACGTCTTCACGCCCGAGAACGCCGATGGCCCCCTTCCGGCCGTAGTGCTGTTCACCGATATCGGTGGCCTGCGTCCCTGCTACCACGAGAAAGCCCAGCAAATCGCCAATAACGGCTATGCCGTATTGATGCCCAACGTCTACTACCGCGATGCGAGCGGTCACATCGTGCCGGAGGGAAAGTCCTTCCGCGACCCGGACGTGCGGCCAACGCTGCTCGAATATGCCGGCCACCTCACGCCCGAGGCACAATCCCGCGACTTCGTCGCCCTGCTAGCCTGCATCGACAACGAGCCCGAGTTCGCGGACGGCAAGATCGGCGTGGTCGGTTATTGCATGACAGGTGCCTTCGCGCTGCGCATGGCGGCCGAACACGCTGACCGCGTGGCAGCTGCGGCCGGTTTTCATTCGGCGCGACTGGCCGAGGCAGACGACCCGAACAGCACCGTGAACGTCGTCGGCACCATCGAAGGGCGCGTCTATTTCGGCCACGCCGACCAAGACGAACTGCTGCCCCCGGAACAGATCGCCCGTCTGGACGAAGCCCTCGCCGCCGCTGGCGTGCACTTCACCACCGAGCTCTACAAGGGCGCGGCCCATGGTTTCACGGCCAAGGACGCCCCCTCCTACGATGCAGCCGCCGACGCCCTGCACCACAAGCGACTGTCCCAGCTCCTGGAAGAAACTCTGTAA